In one Balaenoptera ricei isolate mBalRic1 chromosome 20, mBalRic1.hap2, whole genome shotgun sequence genomic region, the following are encoded:
- the XAF1 gene encoding XIAP-associated factor 1 isoform X2, producing the protein MQEVQEPLSGSNLQVQQGTPALSPAEEGPARGPGGRGRSVFYGRGWRDMVAVRPAWVGGGAAAQGEAWPLAPTQGVVETAGGSSTGRGRRQGPAGLAELQRGFLQCPATGTLEQPWAEKSENPSLPGLWAGCLEHFQFCFSACENRNSSKQKDSADQNMEGNFQVCRNCKRSVAPGHLALHEAYCLLFLVLCPECKEPVLQDKMEEHRRGGHQQVGCAMCQQSLPKHLLEIHEDKECQERPVECQFCELAVRLNKVDIHERHCGRRMEVCPGCGQRIALHTLARHRDECRGEQTRRQKGKRIPAPERNICCHYCNQMIPGNKYFHHMDRCRPISDSVTYSPVGKPDIPPSSLSSQAAEDQTSTAEKDVRPKTKNTRRFPLLSEKSTRQAPRGTNKTMDLPLKSDGKLRASSPVEDETAYDILRRCSQCGILLPLPTLTQHQEKCWWLASSKGKQVRSSS; encoded by the exons ATGCAGGAAGTCCAGGAGCCACTCTCAGGGAGCAACCTTCAAGTTCAACAGGGCACACCGGCTCTCTCCCCGGCAGAGGAAGGACCAGCAAGAGgaccaggagggagagggaggtcaGTGTTTTATGGAAGGGGATGGAGAGACATGGTTGCAGTGAGGCCagcctgggtggggggaggggctgctgcCCAGGGGGAGGCCTGGCCTCTGGCTCCCACCCAGGGGGTCGTAGAAACAGCTGGTGGCAGCAGCACAGGCCGAGGGAGGCGGCAGGGGCCGGCTGGGCTGGCCGAGCTACAGAGGGGCTTCCTGCAGTGTCCAGCCACAGGTACCTTGGAGCAGCCCTGGGCTGAGAAATCTGAAAACCCCTCCCTTCCTGGGCTGTGGGCGGGGTGCTTGGAAcactttcagttttgtttctctGCCTGCGAGAACCGAAACTCCTCGAAACAGAAGGACTCCGCAGACCAGAACATGGAGGGAAACTTCCAGGTGTGCAGGAACTG CAAAAGAAGCGTGGCCCCTGGCCACTTGGCCCTCCATGAGGCCTACTGTCTGCTGTTCCTGGTCCTCTGTCCAGAGTGCAAGGAACCCGTCCTGCAGGATAAGATGGAAGAGCACCGCCGGGGCGGGCACCAGCAG GTGGGGTGCGCCATGTGTCAGCAGAGCCTGCCGAAGCACTTGCTGGAGATTCACGAG GACAAGGAATGCCAGGAGCGCCCCGTCGAGTGCCAGTTCTGTGAGCTGGCCGTGCGCCTCAACAAGGTGGACATCCACGAGCGCCACTGCGGCAGGCGGATGGAGGTCTGCCCAGGCTGCGGCCAGCGGATCGCGCTCCACACGCTGGCCCGGCACAGAGATGAGTGCCGGGGCGAGCAGACCCGGCGCCAGAAAG GGAAGAGAATTCCAGCTCCTGAAAGGAACATTTGCTGTCATTATTGCAACCAAATGATCCCAGGAAATAAGTATTTCCACCATATG GACAGATGCCGTCCAATCTCAGATTCTGTGACATATTCTCCAGTTGGGAAACCAGATATTCCTCCTTCATCCCTTTCAAGTCAGGCTGCTGAAGATCAAACTTCCACAGCAGAGAAAGACGTCCGTCCAAAGACGAAAAATACAAGAAGATTTCCCCTTCTTTCTGAAAAGTCAACACGGCAAGCACCAAGAGGCACAAACAAAACCATGGATCTGCCTTTGAAGTCTGATGGCAAGCTCAGGGCCTCCTCTCCTGTAGAAGACGAGACAGCCTATGACATTCTGAGGAGGTGTTCTCAGTGTGGCATCCTACTTCCCCTGCCAACCCTAACCCAACATCAG gagaaaTGCTGGTGGTTAGCTTCATCAAAAGGAAAACAAGTGAGAAGTTCCAGCTAg
- the XAF1 gene encoding XIAP-associated factor 1 isoform X4, with amino-acid sequence MEGNFQVCRNCKRSVAPGHLALHEAYCLLFLVLCPECKEPVLQDKMEEHRRGGHQQVGCAMCQQSLPKHLLEIHEDKECQERPVECQFCELAVRLNKVDIHERHCGRRMEVCPGCGQRIALHTLARHRDECRGEQTRRQKGKRIPAPERNICCHYCNQMIPGNKYFHHMDRCRPISDSVTYSPVGKPDIPPSSLSSQAAEDQTSTAEKDVRPKTKNTRRFPLLSEKSTRQAPRGTNKTMDLPLKSDGKLRASSPVEDETAYDILRRCSQCGILLPLPTLTQHQEKCWWLASSKGKQVRSSS; translated from the exons ATGGAGGGAAACTTCCAGGTGTGCAGGAACTG CAAAAGAAGCGTGGCCCCTGGCCACTTGGCCCTCCATGAGGCCTACTGTCTGCTGTTCCTGGTCCTCTGTCCAGAGTGCAAGGAACCCGTCCTGCAGGATAAGATGGAAGAGCACCGCCGGGGCGGGCACCAGCAG GTGGGGTGCGCCATGTGTCAGCAGAGCCTGCCGAAGCACTTGCTGGAGATTCACGAG GACAAGGAATGCCAGGAGCGCCCCGTCGAGTGCCAGTTCTGTGAGCTGGCCGTGCGCCTCAACAAGGTGGACATCCACGAGCGCCACTGCGGCAGGCGGATGGAGGTCTGCCCAGGCTGCGGCCAGCGGATCGCGCTCCACACGCTGGCCCGGCACAGAGATGAGTGCCGGGGCGAGCAGACCCGGCGCCAGAAAG GGAAGAGAATTCCAGCTCCTGAAAGGAACATTTGCTGTCATTATTGCAACCAAATGATCCCAGGAAATAAGTATTTCCACCATATG GACAGATGCCGTCCAATCTCAGATTCTGTGACATATTCTCCAGTTGGGAAACCAGATATTCCTCCTTCATCCCTTTCAAGTCAGGCTGCTGAAGATCAAACTTCCACAGCAGAGAAAGACGTCCGTCCAAAGACGAAAAATACAAGAAGATTTCCCCTTCTTTCTGAAAAGTCAACACGGCAAGCACCAAGAGGCACAAACAAAACCATGGATCTGCCTTTGAAGTCTGATGGCAAGCTCAGGGCCTCCTCTCCTGTAGAAGACGAGACAGCCTATGACATTCTGAGGAGGTGTTCTCAGTGTGGCATCCTACTTCCCCTGCCAACCCTAACCCAACATCAG gagaaaTGCTGGTGGTTAGCTTCATCAAAAGGAAAACAAGTGAGAAGTTCCAGCTAg
- the XAF1 gene encoding XIAP-associated factor 1 isoform X1: MVAVRPAWVGGGAAAQGEAWPLAPTQGVVETAGGSSTGRGRRQGPAGLAELQRGFLQCPATGTLEQPWAEKSENPSLPGLWAGCLEHFQFCFSACENRNSSKQKDSADQNMEGNFQVCRNCKRSVAPGHLALHEAYCLLFLVLCPECKEPVLQDKMEEHRRGGHQQDKECQERPVECQFCELAVRLNKVDIHERHCGRRMEVCPGCGQRIALHTLARHRDECRGEQTRRQKGKRIPAPERNICCHYCNQMIPGNKYFHHMDRCRPISDSVTYSPVGKPDIPPSSLSSQAAEDQTSTAEKDVRPKTKNTRRFPLLSEKSTRQAPRGTNKTMDLPLKSDGKLRASSPVEDETAYDILRRCSQCGILLPLPTLTQHQEKCWWLASSKGKQVRSSS; the protein is encoded by the exons ATGGTTGCAGTGAGGCCagcctgggtggggggaggggctgctgcCCAGGGGGAGGCCTGGCCTCTGGCTCCCACCCAGGGGGTCGTAGAAACAGCTGGTGGCAGCAGCACAGGCCGAGGGAGGCGGCAGGGGCCGGCTGGGCTGGCCGAGCTACAGAGGGGCTTCCTGCAGTGTCCAGCCACAGGTACCTTGGAGCAGCCCTGGGCTGAGAAATCTGAAAACCCCTCCCTTCCTGGGCTGTGGGCGGGGTGCTTGGAAcactttcagttttgtttctctGCCTGCGAGAACCGAAACTCCTCGAAACAGAAGGACTCCGCAGACCAGAACATGGAGGGAAACTTCCAGGTGTGCAGGAACTG CAAAAGAAGCGTGGCCCCTGGCCACTTGGCCCTCCATGAGGCCTACTGTCTGCTGTTCCTGGTCCTCTGTCCAGAGTGCAAGGAACCCGTCCTGCAGGATAAGATGGAAGAGCACCGCCGGGGCGGGCACCAGCAG GACAAGGAATGCCAGGAGCGCCCCGTCGAGTGCCAGTTCTGTGAGCTGGCCGTGCGCCTCAACAAGGTGGACATCCACGAGCGCCACTGCGGCAGGCGGATGGAGGTCTGCCCAGGCTGCGGCCAGCGGATCGCGCTCCACACGCTGGCCCGGCACAGAGATGAGTGCCGGGGCGAGCAGACCCGGCGCCAGAAAG GGAAGAGAATTCCAGCTCCTGAAAGGAACATTTGCTGTCATTATTGCAACCAAATGATCCCAGGAAATAAGTATTTCCACCATATG GACAGATGCCGTCCAATCTCAGATTCTGTGACATATTCTCCAGTTGGGAAACCAGATATTCCTCCTTCATCCCTTTCAAGTCAGGCTGCTGAAGATCAAACTTCCACAGCAGAGAAAGACGTCCGTCCAAAGACGAAAAATACAAGAAGATTTCCCCTTCTTTCTGAAAAGTCAACACGGCAAGCACCAAGAGGCACAAACAAAACCATGGATCTGCCTTTGAAGTCTGATGGCAAGCTCAGGGCCTCCTCTCCTGTAGAAGACGAGACAGCCTATGACATTCTGAGGAGGTGTTCTCAGTGTGGCATCCTACTTCCCCTGCCAACCCTAACCCAACATCAG gagaaaTGCTGGTGGTTAGCTTCATCAAAAGGAAAACAAGTGAGAAGTTCCAGCTAg
- the XAF1 gene encoding XIAP-associated factor 1 isoform X3 → MCQQSLPKHLLEIHEDKECQERPVECQFCELAVRLNKVDIHERHCGRRMEVCPGCGQRIALHTLARHRDECRGEQTRRQKGKRIPAPERNICCHYCNQMIPGNKYFHHMDRCRPISDSVTYSPVGKPDIPPSSLSSQAAEDQTSTAEKDVRPKTKNTRRFPLLSEKSTRQAPRGTNKTMDLPLKSDGKLRASSPVEDETAYDILRRCSQCGILLPLPTLTQHQEKCWWLASSKGKQVRSSS, encoded by the exons ATGTGTCAGCAGAGCCTGCCGAAGCACTTGCTGGAGATTCACGAG GACAAGGAATGCCAGGAGCGCCCCGTCGAGTGCCAGTTCTGTGAGCTGGCCGTGCGCCTCAACAAGGTGGACATCCACGAGCGCCACTGCGGCAGGCGGATGGAGGTCTGCCCAGGCTGCGGCCAGCGGATCGCGCTCCACACGCTGGCCCGGCACAGAGATGAGTGCCGGGGCGAGCAGACCCGGCGCCAGAAAG GGAAGAGAATTCCAGCTCCTGAAAGGAACATTTGCTGTCATTATTGCAACCAAATGATCCCAGGAAATAAGTATTTCCACCATATG GACAGATGCCGTCCAATCTCAGATTCTGTGACATATTCTCCAGTTGGGAAACCAGATATTCCTCCTTCATCCCTTTCAAGTCAGGCTGCTGAAGATCAAACTTCCACAGCAGAGAAAGACGTCCGTCCAAAGACGAAAAATACAAGAAGATTTCCCCTTCTTTCTGAAAAGTCAACACGGCAAGCACCAAGAGGCACAAACAAAACCATGGATCTGCCTTTGAAGTCTGATGGCAAGCTCAGGGCCTCCTCTCCTGTAGAAGACGAGACAGCCTATGACATTCTGAGGAGGTGTTCTCAGTGTGGCATCCTACTTCCCCTGCCAACCCTAACCCAACATCAG gagaaaTGCTGGTGGTTAGCTTCATCAAAAGGAAAACAAGTGAGAAGTTCCAGCTAg